A single genomic interval of Hydrogenispora ethanolica harbors:
- a CDS encoding gamma carbonic anhydrase family protein yields MRIEHLGEKPQIDPSAYIAPTATLCGAVKIGANTRIMFGATVIAEGGTIEIGADCVVLENAVLRSTARHSLRIGDRVLIGPNAHVVGCTLEDNVFIATGAAVFHGARLGAGSEVRIHGVVHLRTELPADATVPIGWVAVGDPAVLLPPGEHDRIWAVQEPLNFPKFVYGVDRRPDGGTIMPEIMTGMARALGAHQTDRVLEEAESEPAGRVSEN; encoded by the coding sequence ATGCGCATCGAACATCTTGGCGAGAAACCGCAGATCGATCCCAGCGCTTACATTGCGCCCACGGCCACCCTTTGCGGCGCTGTGAAGATCGGGGCCAACACCCGGATCATGTTCGGCGCCACAGTCATTGCCGAGGGCGGCACGATCGAGATCGGCGCGGACTGCGTCGTACTGGAAAACGCCGTGCTGCGCAGCACGGCAAGGCATTCCTTGCGGATCGGGGATCGGGTATTGATCGGCCCCAATGCCCATGTCGTCGGTTGCACGCTGGAGGATAACGTCTTCATCGCCACCGGGGCTGCGGTGTTTCATGGCGCGAGGCTGGGCGCGGGTTCGGAGGTCCGCATTCACGGAGTCGTCCATCTGCGCACCGAGTTGCCGGCCGATGCCACGGTGCCTATCGGCTGGGTGGCCGTGGGGGATCCTGCGGTGCTCCTGCCGCCGGGGGAGCACGACCGGATCTGGGCGGTCCAAGAACCGCTGAATTTCCCGAAATTCGTGTACGGAGTCGACCGCCGGCCGGACGGGGGGACGATCATGCCCGAGATTATGACGGGGATGGCCCGGGCGCTGGGAGCTCATCAAACTGACCGGGTGCTGGAAGAGGCCGAATCGGAACCGGCGGGCCGGGTTTCTGAGAATTAG
- a CDS encoding VOC family protein, protein MLLQKLHHVCIQTGRYRESLGFYRDMLGFTVLKETPDFHDREYNTWLQNGSFLIELQTVKAGRELSAWSPRQSGPVHLCFLVDDVREALAELKKKGYRDFKTRDGAELYRVEGGYLFKVKAPEGTEIEIRDYPGV, encoded by the coding sequence ATGCTGCTCCAAAAGTTGCACCATGTTTGCATCCAGACCGGCCGCTACCGGGAGTCGCTGGGTTTTTACCGCGATATGCTTGGCTTCACGGTGCTCAAAGAGACGCCGGATTTTCATGACCGGGAATACAATACTTGGCTGCAAAACGGCTCCTTCCTGATTGAGCTGCAGACCGTCAAGGCCGGCCGGGAACTCTCCGCCTGGAGCCCGCGGCAGAGCGGGCCGGTGCACTTATGTTTTCTAGTGGACGACGTCCGGGAAGCCCTGGCGGAACTTAAAAAGAAAGGGTACCGCGATTTTAAGACTAGAGACGGCGCCGAGCTGTACCGGGTGGAGGGCGGATACCTCTTCAAAGTGAAAGCGCCCGAGGGCACCGAGATAGAGATCCGAGACTATCCCGGCGTGTAG
- a CDS encoding GNAT family N-acetyltransferase — MSMGMTEITIIELPPERLDLLQPLWERLKEHHLARAPYPWEDMRGKSWEDRKRELVRPNKQLKILAVQSGAGLAGYCIATITDQAWGEIDSLYVAAELRGRAVGRQLMEAALGWLDAAGISAVTISVACGNEAALPFYEKFGFRPRSYSLQRVSR; from the coding sequence ATGAGCATGGGCATGACGGAGATCACCATCATCGAGCTGCCGCCGGAGCGGCTGGACCTGCTGCAACCGCTGTGGGAAAGGTTGAAGGAGCACCATCTGGCGCGGGCTCCGTATCCTTGGGAGGATATGCGCGGAAAAAGCTGGGAGGACCGCAAACGCGAACTGGTCCGGCCGAATAAACAGCTGAAGATACTGGCGGTCCAGTCCGGCGCGGGCCTGGCCGGTTATTGCATCGCAACCATCACCGACCAGGCCTGGGGTGAGATCGATTCGCTGTATGTCGCGGCGGAGCTCCGGGGCCGGGCCGTGGGAAGACAGTTGATGGAGGCGGCGTTGGGCTGGCTCGACGCGGCGGGAATCAGCGCCGTCACCATCAGCGTGGCCTGCGGCAATGAAGCGGCCTTGCCGTTTTATGAGAAGTTCGGTTTCCGGCCGCGCAGTTATTCGTTGCAGCGGGTGAGCCGGTGA
- the dapF gene encoding diaminopimelate epimerase: MQFHKYHGLGNDYIVIDRNRERFNPTAKNIRLVCHRNYGIGSDGILYGPELLADGSFGLRIFNPDGSEAEKSGNGIRIFSRYLVEAGYAKQRSFTLSTLGGRVAVMVLSERADLFEVDMGTVTFQSAAIPVSGPPREMVDQPLEVVGTTYRATCLSIGNPHCVIPLPEVSRELALAIGPAVEQHPLFPHKINLQLLQVIDRKRIRIEIWERGAGYTLASGSSSCAAACAAHRLGLVDSELTVEMPGGSIGIAIQPDGHVLMTGPVAGVARGELADDLEAALE; the protein is encoded by the coding sequence ATGCAATTCCATAAATACCATGGTCTGGGCAATGATTATATTGTCATCGACCGGAACCGCGAGCGCTTTAACCCGACCGCCAAGAATATCCGTCTGGTCTGCCACCGCAACTACGGCATCGGATCGGACGGCATTTTATACGGCCCCGAATTGTTGGCGGACGGCAGCTTCGGCTTGCGCATCTTCAATCCCGACGGCAGCGAGGCCGAGAAGAGCGGCAACGGCATCCGGATCTTCTCCCGCTATCTGGTGGAAGCGGGCTACGCCAAGCAGCGTTCCTTCACCTTGAGCACGCTTGGCGGCCGGGTGGCGGTGATGGTCCTGTCGGAGCGCGCCGACCTTTTTGAGGTGGATATGGGTACCGTGACTTTCCAGAGCGCGGCGATTCCGGTGAGCGGCCCGCCCCGGGAGATGGTGGACCAGCCGCTGGAGGTGGTCGGTACCACCTACCGGGCCACCTGTCTCTCCATCGGCAATCCGCACTGCGTGATTCCGCTACCGGAGGTCTCCCGGGAGCTGGCCCTGGCGATCGGCCCGGCGGTGGAGCAGCACCCGCTCTTCCCGCACAAGATCAACCTGCAGCTGTTGCAGGTGATCGACAGGAAGCGGATCCGGATCGAGATCTGGGAGCGGGGCGCCGGATATACCCTGGCCTCGGGCAGCAGCAGCTGCGCGGCGGCCTGCGCCGCCCACCGGCTGGGTCTGGTCGACTCGGAGCTGACGGTGGAGATGCCGGGCGGCAGCATCGGCATTGCCATCCAGCCGGACGGCCACGTCCTGATGACCGGGCCCGTGGCCGGGGTGGCCCGCGGGGAACTGGCGGACGACTTGGAAGCAGCTTTGGAATAG
- a CDS encoding 2'-5' RNA ligase family protein produces the protein MPFAIELFFDSEFERLVRGVWEQYARAGITAYLYESDARPHITLAVFDDLRLEECQSYLDRFVKQTRFFPLEFSHLGVFHSEKNVVFLGPTVTPELLAMHRNFHELFTPFIEHEWESYHGGRWVPHCTLGMDIPRAKIPEAVALAMAIPLPLECRIAEVGLIEFRPVRNLCRYKLE, from the coding sequence ATGCCTTTTGCCATTGAGCTGTTTTTCGATTCTGAATTTGAACGGCTGGTGCGCGGCGTTTGGGAGCAGTACGCCCGGGCCGGGATCACCGCCTATCTCTATGAATCCGATGCCCGGCCCCATATTACCTTGGCGGTCTTCGACGATCTGCGGCTGGAGGAGTGCCAGAGCTATCTGGACCGGTTTGTGAAACAGACCCGGTTTTTCCCGCTGGAATTCTCCCACTTGGGAGTCTTCCATTCCGAAAAGAACGTGGTCTTCCTGGGGCCCACCGTGACTCCGGAGTTGCTGGCGATGCACCGCAATTTCCATGAATTGTTCACGCCCTTCATCGAGCATGAGTGGGAATCCTATCATGGCGGGCGCTGGGTGCCCCATTGCACGCTGGGAATGGACATCCCCAGGGCGAAGATTCCCGAGGCGGTGGCCCTGGCCATGGCCATCCCCTTGCCGTTGGAATGCCGGATCGCCGAGGTCGGACTGATCGAGTTCCGTCCGGTGCGGAATCTCTGCCGTTACAAGCTGGAATAA
- the asd gene encoding aspartate-semialdehyde dehydrogenase, with protein sequence MERKLRVGIVGGTGMVGQRFVTLLAEHPWFEVAAIAASERSAGKTYLEAVADRWSMAGPVPEAIGKIRVQNAAAVEAVCEGVDFVFCAVDMSKDETRALEERYARAETPVVSNNSAHRFTPDVPMLVPEINPEHLAIIPLQRARLGVKRGFIAVKPNCSIQSYVPPLHMLREFGPTRVNVCTYQAISGAGKTFKDWPEMIDNVIPFIKGEEEKSEQEPLKIWGRIEGNAIVNTAEPVISAQCIRVPVADGHLAAVSVAFARKPGRSEILERWAAFKGRPQELKLPSAPEQFIKYFEEENRPQTKLDRDFDKGMGITVGRLREDPLFDYKFVALSHNTLRGAAGGGVLTAELLAAEGYIAAK encoded by the coding sequence ATGGAACGGAAACTGCGAGTAGGCATCGTGGGGGGAACCGGCATGGTCGGGCAGCGGTTCGTGACCCTGCTGGCGGAGCACCCTTGGTTTGAAGTGGCCGCCATTGCGGCCAGCGAGCGTTCGGCGGGCAAAACCTATCTGGAAGCGGTCGCTGACCGCTGGAGCATGGCCGGACCGGTTCCCGAGGCGATCGGCAAGATCCGGGTGCAGAACGCCGCCGCGGTCGAAGCGGTCTGCGAAGGGGTGGATTTCGTCTTTTGCGCGGTGGACATGAGTAAGGACGAGACCCGGGCCCTGGAGGAACGGTACGCGCGGGCGGAGACGCCGGTGGTCTCCAATAATTCGGCCCATCGCTTTACCCCGGATGTGCCGATGCTGGTGCCGGAGATCAATCCCGAGCATTTGGCGATCATCCCGCTCCAGCGGGCCCGGCTCGGGGTCAAGCGCGGCTTCATCGCCGTCAAGCCCAACTGTTCGATCCAGAGCTACGTGCCGCCCCTCCATATGCTGCGGGAGTTCGGTCCCACCCGGGTCAATGTCTGTACCTATCAGGCGATCTCCGGCGCCGGCAAGACCTTTAAGGATTGGCCGGAGATGATCGACAATGTGATTCCTTTCATCAAGGGCGAGGAAGAGAAGAGCGAGCAGGAACCGCTCAAGATCTGGGGCCGGATCGAGGGGAACGCCATTGTGAATACGGCGGAACCGGTCATCTCCGCCCAATGCATCCGGGTTCCGGTGGCCGACGGCCATCTGGCCGCGGTATCGGTGGCCTTCGCCCGAAAACCGGGCCGGAGCGAGATTCTCGAACGCTGGGCGGCCTTCAAGGGCCGGCCGCAGGAATTGAAGCTGCCGAGCGCGCCGGAGCAGTTCATCAAGTACTTCGAGGAGGAGAACCGGCCCCAGACCAAGCTGGACCGGGACTTCGACAAGGGAATGGGGATCACCGTCGGCCGGTTGCGGGAAGATCCGCTCTTCGACTATAAGTTCGTGGCCCTTTCCCACAATACCCTGCGGGGCGCGGCCGGCGGCGGGGTGTTGACCGCCGAGTTGCTGGCGGCCGAAGGGTACATCGCCGCCAAGTAG
- a CDS encoding Gfo/Idh/MocA family protein, protein MLPLNSAIIGCGAIFPMHAEALRQLPAARLAAVVDIDKTRAAAAAEQYDCRSYADYREMLQDETIQVVHICTPHYLHAEMALAALRRGKHVLTEKPMAIELADAAAMIRTARETGRQLGICFQNRYNATSLRIKALLDSGAAGKLIRARGSVRWHRDEAYYRSGDWRGTWAMEGGGVLINQAIHTLDLLQWFGGPIRDIRGEIATTGLQGVIEVEDTAQAAITFQNGAVATFSATNCHPVNDPVEIELECERLTLKLADGLTIETRDGQIERVEEINTATGEKSYWGMSHAVLIGHFYHCLETGQSFPIAGEDGLTALQMVLAIYRSSREQRAIPWEELALAAG, encoded by the coding sequence ATGCTTCCATTGAATTCAGCCATTATCGGTTGCGGAGCTATCTTCCCGATGCATGCGGAAGCGCTCCGGCAGCTCCCCGCGGCCCGCTTGGCGGCCGTGGTCGATATCGATAAAACGAGGGCGGCGGCCGCGGCAGAACAGTATGATTGCCGGAGCTACGCCGATTACCGGGAGATGTTGCAAGATGAGACGATCCAGGTGGTCCACATCTGCACTCCCCATTATTTGCACGCGGAGATGGCCCTGGCCGCCCTGCGCCGCGGCAAGCATGTCCTGACGGAAAAGCCGATGGCCATCGAACTGGCGGACGCGGCGGCCATGATCCGGACCGCCCGGGAAACCGGCAGGCAATTGGGGATCTGCTTTCAAAACCGCTACAACGCCACTTCGCTCCGGATCAAAGCCCTGCTGGACTCGGGGGCGGCCGGGAAGCTCATCCGCGCCCGGGGCAGCGTCCGCTGGCACCGCGATGAAGCCTATTACCGGAGCGGCGACTGGCGGGGCACCTGGGCGATGGAGGGCGGCGGAGTCCTGATCAACCAGGCGATTCATACCTTGGATCTGCTGCAATGGTTCGGCGGGCCGATCCGGGACATCCGGGGCGAGATCGCCACCACCGGATTACAAGGCGTCATCGAGGTGGAGGATACCGCGCAGGCGGCAATCACCTTCCAGAATGGCGCAGTCGCCACTTTCTCCGCCACCAACTGCCATCCGGTCAACGATCCGGTGGAGATCGAGCTCGAATGCGAGCGGCTCACCCTGAAGCTGGCCGACGGCCTGACCATCGAGACGCGCGACGGCCAAATCGAGCGGGTCGAGGAGATCAATACCGCAACCGGGGAGAAATCCTATTGGGGAATGAGCCACGCCGTGCTGATCGGCCATTTCTACCATTGCCTCGAAACGGGCCAGTCGTTCCCCATCGCCGGAGAGGACGGCTTGACCGCGCTCCAGATGGTTCTGGCCATCTACCGCTCGTCTCGGGAGCAGCGCGCCATCCCCTGGGAGGAGCTGGCGCTGGCCGCCGGCTGA
- a CDS encoding sensor histidine kinase → MKRRPLFIYTKGLFYKIWLAACALIMVTAIANSVWVYLQVSEQLNHNIRRRLQWEARFYRQQLDQVFIRTTEKLNALVDSPAAVAANLPLLQDEMETIHNLAPSIVRSWVAYPDGRLIPSTRTRPEYVRLLPWWREYLVGKTPQTANGLWVGRGQSLIGRPRVAQADVMTLVPLFSFKLRGIKIMRAAGAELDLNSILSDETNANSSWADVPVSIYTMDGILIACPYRYQRGNLKLFARTSDHPLIRQMLAHPNEISGFGIYAHDDQKKVGLYLRDPSLGLVLTVEYPTAEIVDPVSRTTTGSLMVTALLLVIATIVLSTIYSNTKRLHRLEQLARSAEIRALQAHINPHFLFNTLDRMVGLATSAENLPLLKMLKSLANILRYTIRKTGELVTLQEELNYLREYINLQQVRFGSRFSFELEAAPALLQYKLFKLSIQPIVENCFTHGVDKTLDPVAITLAIRKKGHCLEICVFDNGVRVPEERFAEINRRLEQETYEADLLEHGLGLSSIHHRYRYAYGELYGIRLERLEQGLAVYLVIPLL, encoded by the coding sequence TTGAAAAGAAGACCGCTTTTTATTTACACCAAAGGCTTATTTTATAAAATCTGGCTCGCCGCCTGCGCCCTCATCATGGTCACCGCCATTGCCAACAGCGTTTGGGTATACCTTCAGGTATCCGAACAATTGAATCATAATATCCGGCGGCGCCTGCAATGGGAGGCCCGCTTTTACCGCCAGCAACTCGACCAGGTGTTTATCCGGACGACCGAGAAGCTGAACGCCCTGGTCGATTCGCCGGCGGCGGTCGCCGCCAATCTTCCGTTGCTCCAAGACGAGATGGAAACCATTCATAATCTTGCACCCAGCATCGTCCGGAGCTGGGTTGCTTACCCCGACGGCAGGCTGATCCCTTCAACCCGGACCCGGCCGGAATATGTGCGGCTGCTGCCGTGGTGGCGGGAGTATCTGGTCGGCAAGACTCCCCAGACTGCGAACGGATTATGGGTCGGCCGCGGCCAATCCCTGATCGGAAGGCCGCGGGTCGCTCAAGCGGATGTCATGACGCTGGTCCCCTTATTCAGCTTCAAACTGCGCGGCATCAAAATCATGCGCGCCGCCGGGGCGGAGCTCGATCTGAACAGCATTCTGAGCGACGAAACCAATGCCAATTCCAGTTGGGCCGATGTCCCGGTTTCCATCTATACCATGGATGGGATCTTGATCGCCTGTCCCTACCGGTACCAGCGCGGGAATTTGAAATTATTCGCGCGAACCAGCGATCACCCCTTGATCCGCCAGATGCTGGCCCATCCCAATGAAATTTCGGGGTTTGGGATCTACGCGCACGACGACCAGAAAAAAGTCGGTCTTTATCTCCGCGATCCCTCGCTGGGACTGGTTTTGACCGTTGAATATCCGACCGCCGAGATCGTCGATCCGGTCAGCCGCACCACCACCGGATCGCTGATGGTCACCGCGCTGCTGTTAGTCATCGCCACCATCGTCCTAAGCACCATTTATTCCAATACCAAACGCCTGCACCGCCTGGAGCAGCTGGCCCGTTCCGCTGAGATCCGCGCCCTCCAGGCCCATATCAATCCGCATTTTTTATTTAACACACTGGACCGGATGGTGGGACTGGCCACCTCGGCCGAGAATCTTCCCTTGCTCAAGATGTTAAAATCCCTGGCCAATATCCTGCGCTACACCATCCGCAAGACCGGAGAATTAGTGACCTTGCAGGAAGAATTGAACTATCTCCGCGAATATATCAACTTGCAGCAGGTTCGCTTCGGTTCGCGCTTTTCGTTCGAATTGGAAGCCGCTCCCGCCTTACTGCAGTATAAATTGTTCAAATTGAGCATCCAGCCGATCGTGGAAAACTGTTTCACCCATGGGGTGGACAAGACGCTCGATCCCGTCGCCATTACGCTGGCGATCCGCAAGAAAGGGCATTGCCTTGAGATTTGCGTTTTCGATAACGGCGTGCGCGTCCCGGAGGAGCGTTTTGCGGAGATCAACCGGCGTTTGGAGCAGGAAACCTACGAGGCGGACCTGCTGGAGCACGGTCTGGGGTTATCCAGTATTCACCACCGCTACCGCTATGCTTACGGCGAACTTTACGGGATCCGCCTGGAACGGCTGGAACAAGGGTTGGCTGTCTATCTGGTGATCCCGCTACTATAG